The following proteins come from a genomic window of Nicotiana tomentosiformis chromosome 12, ASM39032v3, whole genome shotgun sequence:
- the LOC104099946 gene encoding aminotransferase ALD1, chloroplastic isoform X2 → MFSISTSLFLKPRASLKVQGDQGIGYYSTRVARNPNLEKLQTNYLFPEILDRELKHMEKYPNAKVISLGIGDTTQPLPQPVALSMSNYARALSTHQGYTGYGLEQGNKELRREITETFYKDLSVEETEVFVSDGAQCDLSRVQLLLGSNVSIAVQDPSFPGYIDSSVIMGQSGELRNESGKYGNIKYMKCSPENEFFPDLSKTERTDIIFFCSPNNPSGHAASRAQLQQLVEFAQLNGSIIVYDSAYAAYVSDSSPKSIYEIPGSRKVAIEISSFSKMAGFTGVRLGWTVVPKELLYSNGFPVILDFNRVICTTFNGASNIAQAGGLACLSRDGFKEIMSKVDYYKENAKILVDTFASLGFRVYGGSNAPYVWVHFPHSRSWDVFNWILEKTHIITVPGIGFGPSGEGYIRVSGFGRRESILEASKRLKTLLC, encoded by the exons ATGTTTTCCATATCCACTTCGCTTTTCTTGAAGCCTAGAGCTAG TTTGAAAGTTCAAGGAGATCAGGGAATCG GTTATTATTCGACAAGAGTAGCCCGCAACCCAAACTTGGAGAAGTTGCAAACTAACTATTTGTTTCCCGAG ATCTTAGATAGGGAGCTTAAGCATATGGAGAAGTACCCAAATGCTAAAGTAATAAGCCTTGGGATCGGTGACACTACACAGCCCTTACCCCAGCCTGTAGCCTTGAGCATGTCTAAT TACGCACGTGCTCTTTCAACACATCAAGGTTATACAGGCTACGGACTGGAACAGGGGAACAAG GAACTAAGAAGAGAAATTACAGAAACATTCTATAAAGATCTTTCAGTAGAAGAAACAGAGGTTTTTGTATCTGATGGTGCACAGTGTGATCTCTCCAGAGTTCAG CTCCTTCTTGGTTCGAATGTGTCAATTGCTGTGCAGGATCCATCATTTCCA GGATATATAGATTCAAGTGTGATTATGGGGCAGAGTGGTGAGTTGAGGAATGAGTCGGGGAAGTATGGAAATATCAAGTATATGAAGTGCAGCCCTGAGAATGAGTTTTTCCCAGATCTTTCCAAAACTGAAAGAACAGATATTATCTTCTTCTGCTCTCCAAACAATCCTAGTGGTCATGCAGCATCAAGGGCGCAATTGCAGCAACTTGTAGAGTTTGCCCAACTAAATGGTTCAATCATTGTCTATGACTCTGCTTATGCTGCTTATGTTTCAGACTCAAGCCCTAAGTCAATCTATGAGATCCCTGGTTCCAGAAAG GTTGCCATTGAGATTTCATCCTTCTCCAAGATGGCTGGATTCACAGGTGTCCGTCTTGGATGGACTGTAGTGCCTAAGGAACTCCTATACTCAAATGGGTTTCCTGTTATACTCGATTTCAATCGCGTTATATGTACCACCTTTAATGGTGCTTCCAACATAGCTCAGGCTGGTGGTCTGGCCTGTCTCTCCCGGGATGGTTTCAAG GAAATTATGTCTAAGGTAGACTACTACAAGGAGAATGCAAAGATTTTGGTTGACACTTTTGCTTCACTGGGATTTCGAGTTTATGGAGGTAGCAATGCGCCTTATGTTTGGGTTCATTTCCCACATTCAAGATCATGGGATGTGTTCAATTGGATTCTTGAGAAGACACACATTATTACAGTCCCTGGGATTGGATTTGGTCCAAGTGGTGAAGGGTACATAAGAGTTTCTGGTTTCGGACGCAGAGAGAGCATCCTGGAGGCATCTAAAAGACTAAAAACCCTGCTTTGTTAG
- the LOC104099946 gene encoding aminotransferase ALD1, chloroplastic isoform X1 produces the protein MFSISTSLFLKPRASLKVQGDQGIGYYSTRVARNPNLEKLQTNYLFPEQILDRELKHMEKYPNAKVISLGIGDTTQPLPQPVALSMSNYARALSTHQGYTGYGLEQGNKELRREITETFYKDLSVEETEVFVSDGAQCDLSRVQLLLGSNVSIAVQDPSFPGYIDSSVIMGQSGELRNESGKYGNIKYMKCSPENEFFPDLSKTERTDIIFFCSPNNPSGHAASRAQLQQLVEFAQLNGSIIVYDSAYAAYVSDSSPKSIYEIPGSRKVAIEISSFSKMAGFTGVRLGWTVVPKELLYSNGFPVILDFNRVICTTFNGASNIAQAGGLACLSRDGFKEIMSKVDYYKENAKILVDTFASLGFRVYGGSNAPYVWVHFPHSRSWDVFNWILEKTHIITVPGIGFGPSGEGYIRVSGFGRRESILEASKRLKTLLC, from the exons ATGTTTTCCATATCCACTTCGCTTTTCTTGAAGCCTAGAGCTAG TTTGAAAGTTCAAGGAGATCAGGGAATCG GTTATTATTCGACAAGAGTAGCCCGCAACCCAAACTTGGAGAAGTTGCAAACTAACTATTTGTTTCCCGAG CAGATCTTAGATAGGGAGCTTAAGCATATGGAGAAGTACCCAAATGCTAAAGTAATAAGCCTTGGGATCGGTGACACTACACAGCCCTTACCCCAGCCTGTAGCCTTGAGCATGTCTAAT TACGCACGTGCTCTTTCAACACATCAAGGTTATACAGGCTACGGACTGGAACAGGGGAACAAG GAACTAAGAAGAGAAATTACAGAAACATTCTATAAAGATCTTTCAGTAGAAGAAACAGAGGTTTTTGTATCTGATGGTGCACAGTGTGATCTCTCCAGAGTTCAG CTCCTTCTTGGTTCGAATGTGTCAATTGCTGTGCAGGATCCATCATTTCCA GGATATATAGATTCAAGTGTGATTATGGGGCAGAGTGGTGAGTTGAGGAATGAGTCGGGGAAGTATGGAAATATCAAGTATATGAAGTGCAGCCCTGAGAATGAGTTTTTCCCAGATCTTTCCAAAACTGAAAGAACAGATATTATCTTCTTCTGCTCTCCAAACAATCCTAGTGGTCATGCAGCATCAAGGGCGCAATTGCAGCAACTTGTAGAGTTTGCCCAACTAAATGGTTCAATCATTGTCTATGACTCTGCTTATGCTGCTTATGTTTCAGACTCAAGCCCTAAGTCAATCTATGAGATCCCTGGTTCCAGAAAG GTTGCCATTGAGATTTCATCCTTCTCCAAGATGGCTGGATTCACAGGTGTCCGTCTTGGATGGACTGTAGTGCCTAAGGAACTCCTATACTCAAATGGGTTTCCTGTTATACTCGATTTCAATCGCGTTATATGTACCACCTTTAATGGTGCTTCCAACATAGCTCAGGCTGGTGGTCTGGCCTGTCTCTCCCGGGATGGTTTCAAG GAAATTATGTCTAAGGTAGACTACTACAAGGAGAATGCAAAGATTTTGGTTGACACTTTTGCTTCACTGGGATTTCGAGTTTATGGAGGTAGCAATGCGCCTTATGTTTGGGTTCATTTCCCACATTCAAGATCATGGGATGTGTTCAATTGGATTCTTGAGAAGACACACATTATTACAGTCCCTGGGATTGGATTTGGTCCAAGTGGTGAAGGGTACATAAGAGTTTCTGGTTTCGGACGCAGAGAGAGCATCCTGGAGGCATCTAAAAGACTAAAAACCCTGCTTTGTTAG
- the LOC104099946 gene encoding aminotransferase ALD1, chloroplastic isoform X3, with protein MFSISTSLFLKPRASLKVQGDQGIGYYSTRVARNPNLEKLQTNYLFPEYARALSTHQGYTGYGLEQGNKELRREITETFYKDLSVEETEVFVSDGAQCDLSRVQLLLGSNVSIAVQDPSFPGYIDSSVIMGQSGELRNESGKYGNIKYMKCSPENEFFPDLSKTERTDIIFFCSPNNPSGHAASRAQLQQLVEFAQLNGSIIVYDSAYAAYVSDSSPKSIYEIPGSRKVAIEISSFSKMAGFTGVRLGWTVVPKELLYSNGFPVILDFNRVICTTFNGASNIAQAGGLACLSRDGFKEIMSKVDYYKENAKILVDTFASLGFRVYGGSNAPYVWVHFPHSRSWDVFNWILEKTHIITVPGIGFGPSGEGYIRVSGFGRRESILEASKRLKTLLC; from the exons ATGTTTTCCATATCCACTTCGCTTTTCTTGAAGCCTAGAGCTAG TTTGAAAGTTCAAGGAGATCAGGGAATCG GTTATTATTCGACAAGAGTAGCCCGCAACCCAAACTTGGAGAAGTTGCAAACTAACTATTTGTTTCCCGAG TACGCACGTGCTCTTTCAACACATCAAGGTTATACAGGCTACGGACTGGAACAGGGGAACAAG GAACTAAGAAGAGAAATTACAGAAACATTCTATAAAGATCTTTCAGTAGAAGAAACAGAGGTTTTTGTATCTGATGGTGCACAGTGTGATCTCTCCAGAGTTCAG CTCCTTCTTGGTTCGAATGTGTCAATTGCTGTGCAGGATCCATCATTTCCA GGATATATAGATTCAAGTGTGATTATGGGGCAGAGTGGTGAGTTGAGGAATGAGTCGGGGAAGTATGGAAATATCAAGTATATGAAGTGCAGCCCTGAGAATGAGTTTTTCCCAGATCTTTCCAAAACTGAAAGAACAGATATTATCTTCTTCTGCTCTCCAAACAATCCTAGTGGTCATGCAGCATCAAGGGCGCAATTGCAGCAACTTGTAGAGTTTGCCCAACTAAATGGTTCAATCATTGTCTATGACTCTGCTTATGCTGCTTATGTTTCAGACTCAAGCCCTAAGTCAATCTATGAGATCCCTGGTTCCAGAAAG GTTGCCATTGAGATTTCATCCTTCTCCAAGATGGCTGGATTCACAGGTGTCCGTCTTGGATGGACTGTAGTGCCTAAGGAACTCCTATACTCAAATGGGTTTCCTGTTATACTCGATTTCAATCGCGTTATATGTACCACCTTTAATGGTGCTTCCAACATAGCTCAGGCTGGTGGTCTGGCCTGTCTCTCCCGGGATGGTTTCAAG GAAATTATGTCTAAGGTAGACTACTACAAGGAGAATGCAAAGATTTTGGTTGACACTTTTGCTTCACTGGGATTTCGAGTTTATGGAGGTAGCAATGCGCCTTATGTTTGGGTTCATTTCCCACATTCAAGATCATGGGATGTGTTCAATTGGATTCTTGAGAAGACACACATTATTACAGTCCCTGGGATTGGATTTGGTCCAAGTGGTGAAGGGTACATAAGAGTTTCTGGTTTCGGACGCAGAGAGAGCATCCTGGAGGCATCTAAAAGACTAAAAACCCTGCTTTGTTAG